From Borrelia duttonii Ly, the proteins below share one genomic window:
- a CDS encoding Mlp family lipoprotein, translating into MNKNKGILILCIILFLYGCNSNKNPVKVKGETSRVTRSIDQHDSQNTLTTEEKNRFESLQYAMNTEIEAHEQTLKRRKTNPSEPLSELSAGIIKTYKRFIKWISDDSNIEKQRELSDAFKNVYNFLEQKREKLASKQHPDMKRYIQGAFYDIQDNEYKKKHQYDPNLYGGPKNKKYNRVREFFHSIRLNTVDIYYINNDTSNETILKKMKEELQNKESDTYKDSLALWTD; encoded by the coding sequence ATGAATAAAAATAAAGGTATATTAATACTTTGCATTATATTATTTTTGTATGGTTGCAATTCAAATAAAAACCCAGTTAAAGTAAAGGGCGAAACTTCCCGAGTTACTAGATCTATAGATCAACATGATTCACAAAACACTTTAACTACTGAAGAAAAAAATAGATTTGAATCACTACAATATGCAATGAATACGGAAATAGAAGCTCATGAACAAACTTTAAAACGTAGAAAAACAAATCCCTCAGAACCCCTAAGCGAGCTGTCTGCAGGTATTATAAAAACATACAAAAGATTTATTAAATGGATTTCAGATGACTCAAATATAGAAAAACAAAGAGAGTTAAGTGACGCTTTTAAGAATGTATATAATTTTTTAGAACAAAAAAGAGAAAAACTTGCAAGTAAGCAGCATCCAGATATGAAACGATATATACAGGGTGCTTTTTATGATATTCAAGATAATGAATATAAAAAAAAACACCAATACGACCCTAATTTATATGGTGGTCCAAAAAATAAAAAATATAATCGTGTAAGAGAATTTTTTCATTCTATTAGATTAAACACAGTTGACATATACTATATAAATAACGACACTAGCAATGAAACAATATTGAAAAAAATGAAAGAAGAACTTCAAAATAAAGAAAGTGATACATATAAAGATTCATTGGCACTGTGGACAGACTAA